The proteins below come from a single Iocasia fonsfrigidae genomic window:
- a CDS encoding alcohol dehydrogenase catalytic domain-containing protein, with protein sequence MKSVVVTKPKEYKIIESEIPELNSDYEVLIKMKAAGVCGSDYHIYHGTNPNSTYPLIPGHENVGVVEKVGSKVTMVKEGDHVAIDLIITCGECYQCKIGRENICENVLVRGSGTDGGFREYLTAPEDDVYIIPKNIPFKDAALIEPYAIGAHTTTRGRVVSDDIVFILGAGTIGTIIMQTCKAKGATVISCDINQESLERAKGYGADYIINSQNENIIEKVQEITKGKGVTIAFDAACFQGSLTSLFEKGLIRNAGRIVSLGFCTEPEAISQAMIDVRELDLIGSRMSAYQFEPVIKDFEEKKYNLDGIVTDFIKFSQIDKVFYNIDHPNPKVKKMVILFD encoded by the coding sequence ATGAAATCTGTAGTAGTTACAAAACCTAAAGAATATAAAATTATTGAGAGTGAAATACCTGAATTAAATAGTGATTATGAAGTTCTAATTAAGATGAAGGCAGCAGGTGTATGTGGTTCAGACTATCATATTTATCATGGAACAAATCCAAACTCTACATACCCTTTAATACCAGGGCATGAAAATGTTGGTGTTGTAGAAAAAGTTGGTTCTAAAGTCACTATGGTAAAAGAAGGAGACCATGTAGCTATTGATTTAATAATAACATGTGGTGAATGCTATCAATGTAAAATTGGCAGAGAAAACATCTGCGAGAATGTACTGGTTCGTGGTAGTGGTACAGATGGTGGTTTTAGAGAATATTTAACTGCACCTGAAGATGACGTATATATTATTCCAAAGAATATACCCTTTAAGGATGCAGCATTAATAGAACCTTATGCTATTGGAGCTCATACGACTACTCGAGGAAGAGTAGTATCAGATGATATTGTATTTATTTTAGGGGCAGGTACAATTGGTACAATCATTATGCAGACCTGTAAGGCCAAAGGAGCTACAGTTATATCCTGTGATATAAATCAAGAGTCCTTAGAGAGGGCTAAAGGTTATGGGGCAGATTATATTATTAATAGCCAAAATGAAAATATAATAGAAAAAGTACAAGAGATAACTAAGGGGAAGGGGGTTACTATTGCCTTTGATGCTGCTTGTTTTCAAGGTTCATTAACAAGTTTATTTGAAAAGGGATTGATTAGAAATGCAGGTAGAATTGTGAGTTTAGGTTTTTGTACAGAACCAGAAGCTATTTCACAGGCCATGATTGATGTAAGAGAACTGGACTTAATCGGTTCCAGGATGTCGGCCTATCAGTTTGAACCAGTAATTAAAGATTTTGAAGAAAAGAAATATAATTTAGATGGTATTGTAACTGACTTTATTAAGTTTAGTCAGATTGATAAAGTATTTTATAATATAGATCATCCGAATCCCAAAGTTAAAAAAATGGTTATTTTATTTGATTAA